The following is a genomic window from Fundulus heteroclitus isolate FHET01 chromosome 16, MU-UCD_Fhet_4.1, whole genome shotgun sequence.
TAGTTTCGCAGCATTAATCGCTAAAAAGgtagaacactgcaaaaagggaactttaagtaagtagaattttctttaaattagtatatttttccttgatttgagcagctatattggactatttgccaatgggatgagtatttttacccctaaaataagataattagacatcctgttcttcaaataagatgacggagatgaactgttcttattttaagtgcaaaaatcttattccaatggcaaacagccttatttacctgctcaaatcaaggacaaatacactcatttaaagaaaattttacatactttcagttccccttttgcagtgaacagcccttttctctgcagctttaaaaGCTTGAATCAAGTAAGCTCTGAGGACGAAGAAACTAAAgttcaattgttttattttacattttgtttggatttGTCATGTCCTGGACGCCTGGGAACCGCCACCAGTAACTTGCCTGATATTAAATCAAATGTGCAAAACTCCTACTATGGCTAAACGCATTTGTCgacttttatttttggtaaaaatgtggTCTGCTGGTGCTCTTGGGGGGCTTCCACCTACCTGATGGGTTTGGGCAGACCCATGGGTGTCAGGTTGGTCTGAGGCTTCGGTAAAGTCTTCCGTATCCTGATGGAGGACACCTTTTTTTGCTCTTCGTGTTTCTTGACAACCTTTGAAGGAAACGTCCCATTTGTAAGACCCTGAGAAGCTCACGCACCACCAACACGTCCTCCTTCCAGCTTTTATAATTACATTCAGACGTTTTACGTGGCCGCCGGGCCGACAGATTTCCTCAAGCTTGAAGCCAAATTTCTCATCCATCTGTAAATTGCTCTCAAAGGTTTACAAACTCCTGGTAAAATGTCAGGTTTTTGTGACAGAGATAAATCATAGCAAAGCCCTACGCTgcaaaaagagaaggaaaaacaagtaaaattgcCTTGAAGTGAGTGTATttgaccttgatttgagcaggtaaataagattatttgccaatggaatgagtatttttacccctaaaataagattattagatatactgcacttgaaatgagatgatggaaaTTAGTTGTTCCAgttctaagtgcaaaaatcttattccattggcaaatagtcttatttacctgctcaaatcaaggaaaaatactttcatttcaagagatttttttcttatttttagttctgttttttcagtGTATATGTGACAATCATCCGAAACAATTCAACAGAATGACCCAGCTGCATTAGTATCATCCTTAAACTAATTAGCAAAAGCAATTTCTTCATCAATTTTAAAGACTTCACACCTAACATCAATTATTGTGCGTTTTATGACCCTGAAATAAAAGTTTAGCTGTCCGAGCAGGATCTTCCTGACATTTATGTCCTTTAGATCCTTTAGATCAAAATTATCAAATAATCTAACAAATAACCAAAACATCTTAATAAGAACAATATTCTATTCTTTGTCACCAGTTCTCTTATTTTCCACGTAAATACAAATAAGAGACAATCTTGTGGCCTTTTGCGGTGCCTCTGCGACTCCCTCTCACTTTTGCCAACAACTCCAAatcaaaagataaaataattttcaataaattagaatattaagtGCTAAGAGGCTtgcttgtcagattaaaagtattttttggaagaaaaaaaaaaaagcctttaagCCATTATTAAACAGACTCTTCATTATGCCACCCATTCCTGCATGAACAGATGCAgcatttttattggtctgatgctaTATTATAATCTAAATTGCTGCTTTTATTATCTGGAagtcggaaaaaaaaaaaaaaaaatcacaattaacagaaataaaagctttgaaACAGCATTAGTGTGTATTAATCTATATAACATGTTTGCCTAAGTGAATTGTGTTcctaaaataaatcaacttttacagtaatattctaatttatggaatatgagtataaaaaaaattaaaaacatgctgAAATATGGCAGGACAGAAGGTTACTTTTCTCAGATGGAAATTAACAAGGGGATAAAAATAATGGATcgatctgaataaaaaaaaaaccttcagcgCTCTGGATGAAGGTCGAAGAAGAAGAGGGATGAAATATGAGATGAAGGGTCAGCACACTTCTTCACAAAAATTGTTTTTCAGATCAATTGTACCCGATGTGTGTCGCATTAAAAAGGAACAAGACGTTTATaaagatatttgtttttcatcacaaaaacctgacattttaaGAGGATGCGTCCACCTTTAGAGCCTCAACGCTAACTGCAAATAATTTCAATGTGACGGAAAACAATAACGACGCCTTTAAGGCGCGTGCCAAATATCATATTGTACTATTTTAGAGTCGGTTAAAGGCCGTACATACTCTGATTTCCGAATCAGACAGAGCTTTTTCCTCTCTCAACCCGGCCTCTTCGTAATCCTGACTGGAGGAGCTGGTCTCCTCGCCATCATCCTCCTCTTCGCTCTGCTGCCGCCTCTCCGCCTCGTACGGCGCCGGATTctcgctttaaaaaaaacaaaacaaacaggaatgAGTTGATATCAGAGACGCATCACAGGTACACTgccaaaacagaactaaaaataagtaaaatgttcctaaagttagtgtatttgtccttgatttgagcaggtaaataggattatttgccaatggaataagtattttgacccctaatataagataattagacatcctgcacttgaaataagatgatagagatgagttgtttctattttaaggtcaaaaatcttgttccattggcaaaccatcttatttagctcctcaaatcaaggataaatacacatattttaagaacattttacttattttaagttccgtttttgcagtgtaaaacacgctgctgcactgcaaaaagggaactaaaagtaagtaaaattttcttgaaatcagtgtatttttttcttgatttgaggagctaaataagatggtttgccaaaGGAATACAatttttagcacttaaaataataacaattcatctccatcatcttatttcaagtgcaggatatccaataatcttattttaggggtaaaaatactctgcATAAAatagtctgcaatttttggctatgtaacaattagtgaattagacacgtccattaggtgttggtaaaatgtttaaagtgggtttgcctccacatggaagggaagacagttgcagcactgagataatctaactttaatacttgttttagagtttatataatcatacatagcattaagtacaggtcaatcagtttaatacatagacttacttgttggttgcactttatgttcaacaaggattgatgtccaattaaattaaaagctgttctcttgaataatattctgattaatagaaacattaaaagttcttgtttaaaatagtccttgtttacaaacatctctatttagaggccatttttgttgcttgtggttaatgcagagaaaagtcaaaattgcaattttggttgaaatatattgtaggcagaacgcaatcatttctgctctgagtttagatgctgttggtcttttagcaactaatccacatggcgaggaaacaagttgatttattgtttgtatatgtttaaaaagacatgataaattaaactggggaaagaaaaaaaaaaaaaaaaaaaaaaaaaaaaaaaaaaaaaaaaaatcgcaattagattattttccaaaatcgttcagccctattcaattggcaaatagtcttatttagctcctcaaatcaaggaaaaaatacaccaatttcaagaagttctcacttattttagttccctttttgcagtgtggcggCACACAGAGCGCTCCGTTACCTGCTGCCGGCCTCCAGAGACGCGGCGGAGTCGGATCCTGCGGCGAAACCCGGGGAAAGCCACGCGTTGGAGCACGAGGAGGACGGGGGCGGGGAGGGAACGCGACCGGCAGCGGCGGCCGGACCCCTGCAGACgtacttcctggagaggaaagCCAGCGGGCTCGAGAGGAAGCAGGAGGCGAGCGCGGTGAGGGCGCTGCAGGGGGAATGCGCGTTAGCAGGCGACAGGTGGGGGGGGATGGAGTCGTAGGAGCCGGACCTCCGGGACGGGTACACCTCCTTCCGTAGGCAGAGGGGGGCGATCTCCCGCTCCACCTCCACGCTGCAGACCGTGTGGCGACGCGCCCGCCGCAGGGACCTCTGGGCGTGGGAGCTcaggtggtgatgatgatgatgatgatgatgatgcgtCCGGTGATGAGGGAAGTGCCGAGGGGAGATCCAGGGCGAGTCGTCGGGATGCAGGATGAGAATGTCCGGGCACGAGTAGCTGCGCAGGAGTCGCCTGGACAGGTCGCCGTCGGAGGAGCGCGCCGCGGCCAGATCCGCGTCCTCCATGGTGGCGGCTCTGGAGGATCCCTCGTCGGTTTCCCGCGTCCGGCGCGCGACGATGCATCTCCGCCGCTGGCTGCCGGCTCTCCGCTGCCTGGTGCCGACGTGCCGTACGCTCGGCCTGGAGCCGCAGCCGCCGGTTACCGGGTCCTCGCCCGGCGTGGAGGACGCGCTCGTCCGTCTCTTTCCGTCTTCGCCCGACTGTCCAGAATAGAGCAGAGGAAGCTGGGGATCACGCCCACAGATTTGCTCTTTGCTCCGTTTTGACCGGCTCTCTTTGGTTTTCTCCAGGGCCGAGAACTTGGCCGCACTCCTCAGGCTGTTGTTGAGCCTCTTGGCCGGTTGGCTCGCTCCTCGCCGGTCGCTCGGAGCGCAGCCGATATCTGCGCTCGCGGGCTCCAGGCCGCCGCCGTTGGATGAGGTAGACGCCAAGAGTCGCGCCGCTGCGCCGTCTAAACTCGTCTGATTGGGCGATTTGCGTTTTAATTGCTTCCTACTTGGATTCTCCTTCATATCGTGACGGACGAGGACTACGGATAACTGCTTTTCTACATGACGCTCAGCGGCAGGAGCTGCAGCTTCGACATCCATAACATCagcgctgctgcccgtgtcaaATTTACTCGGAGCGGCTCCTGTTTGCGGTTTGCATGATTTCCAGTCGTGTGCTTCGCCGCTTCTTTTGTCCGACAGGCAAACCGTCCGGTTGTCCCGTTCGGGTTTTCCTTTTGTGCTCGCTCTCGTCGACACGAGCCGTCTTTTGCCGTCGGGTTTCGCCGTCGCCGttccctcctcttcttcttctttgactCCCCTCTTTCTGTACGTCCTCGGCCCCTTTGTTTCGCCGCTTTCCGAAGTCTTTTTCCTCTTCACGCCGTCTTGGGACGCGCAGTTATACTTCGGCCCCCTCTTTGCTTGCGCGAGCTTCGGCACCGGACACGTCTCGGGGATTTCTTGGCACTCCATCTGCTCTGTGTCCAAAGGAGGCGTCGGCGGGCGTTTGTTCGCGCCGATGCTCGGGCGGACGAAGCTGCAACTTCCTACCAGAGCTGCCTCGTCTCCGTCGAGCTGAAGCTTGATCAGTCGATTTCTGTCTTCGGACTCGACGTCCACCGGTTTGTGTTCGTGGAGCAAGTTAATGCCGATCGGAATGCCTTCCTGGTCCCTCACAGCAGTGTAAACTTGTAGATCCGACTCACTTGAGGCACTTATTTTGGCTTGAGGCGGCACAGATGAGCCGGCAGACTCGCTAACCTGTCCAGGAGCGACGCAGGCAGAGTGATTGAGCACCAAAGGCACTGCATCCGGGAAGCTTTCATCGCGCTCAGTCCTGCACATCGAGTCGTCAAACAGCAGCCTCTTGGAATATTTGGGAGCGACGCTTTCTGCGGCGTCGACGAGGCGCCGCCGGCTGGTTTGAATTTGCGCTTCTAAACGATACTTATCGCTTCGCTCCGAGTCGTCGGCCTCGGCCGCGCCGTCGGCGTCGAGCTCCTCGTCGGCGAGCGGCGGGGGGCTGCTGGCTCTGAAGAGCTTAACGGGAGTCATGACTATCTCGGTGAAGCTGGCCATCTTGGATTTGAGCGACTGAAAGAAGGGGGCGATCAGCCAGCCCTTGGAGACGGACGCGTCCGCGCTCAGGTCGCCGCCGGGTAAGTCCCGACACGCGTCCACGTCGGGTTTCGCCGCGTCGGGACTTTGCGCCGTCTGTTCTAAAAACGGCTCGACGACGCTTTGCAAAGGAGGGACGTCGGTCTCGTTCTCGGGGATTTGTGAGATCCTGTAAAATgaatgaaggcaaaaaaaaataaatcacactttaTGAAAAGtaatatggcaaaaataaattaaaaaaaaatctaattgcaTGGCAAGACAATGAAATACTTATCCTTCACACTTACTCGTTTTGGTGCTTTGCTggaaaagtgacagaaaatccaacctgcaaaataaataaagcctttttttaagcAGTTTATTTGGTTAAATGCAAGAAAAACTAATCTATCCACACAGCAACAGGTAAGTTTAAATACTTATTACTAATATTTTTAGGATCTAAATATTCATTTCTATCACACAAATGAAGTTCGAATCTGTTGAGGATTTGATTACCTTTATCCACATCCAGGctcaaataaacacataaaccctcagagatattttaattaaaagccTAAAcccaaacacacattaaaactCGTTTTCAGAGGGATTAACATGGCTGATAACTTTCTTCTAGACTAGTTTATCATGAGATTCAGGGTTGTTTGCTCCTGGGTCGTCCCTCATAATCCTAATCATTGCTCTGAGGGCGACTTTACGATGATTCAGaatataataatgaataaagtgGATGAATAAAGACAACATTAAGCTTAACAGAAGGGAAGCCAtatgtttttctctttgcaaAATGTGTAGCTTCTCTGCTATTTgctaaattgtatttttttaaaaggaatctGTCTATATATATTTGAGCCAATATGTACAACCTTCCCCTTGGCTTTTAACCCATTTAGTTACATTTCaatctgtaatttaaatgttgtttaatcttattttatgtgttgactctgcacaaaatagtcaaacttggtgaagtgaaatgagaaatttttttttaatgaaaaataaaaaacaattaccttcaaaagtcacattgtgaaatgaagtccacctgtgtgtaatctgAGTGTCACATGATCTAGTCAGTATAACCACAACTTTTCTGCAGCACCACTGAGCAATaggtgagctgctgctgctgctttaggGGGAGTGAATGGTCATACAtgctggtttgtttttttgttattttgtcctgttcgttgtttgcttcacaataaataaaatccaatgttGTAgacctgttctgtaaatgaaaaaaatgagaaaCTCTCAAATAATCCATTAATTGTGaggcaaaaaaacacattgatcccagggggttgaatacttttccaaagcACTGTTGAACTTTAACTGTGTGTGGATTAGAAACCAATTGAAaggatggaaaatggatgaaatCGTTCagttttagattagattattgCAACGGTTTCTTTACTGGTCggtgtaaaaaaattaaaaataaaatgaaaattaggcagcagcagcagctgattcaACCAGCACCAGGAAAATGGATCACATCACAACACTTCTATCTTCGTTTGCAAAAGCATAGATtttcaaactttgtttttttttttttggtcagtaaGGTGCCGACTGGTCTTGGGATGAAATACTTTTCCCAGTTGCTTGTCAAGTATGAGCAACGTAGACCAGAATTAAACAAAAGGAGGGCAGCCTTTATTTTCTATGCTCCATTTCTGTGACAAACTCCCTGAAACCTGAGATGTGCTGAAACGGTCGGCTCCTTTAGGGACTGAAAACATTATTGTTTACACACTACAAAGAAGGTAACCAAAAGTCAGGTTTTCTTGGAATGAgcgcatttgtccttgatttgagctggcaAGTTTAAATTAtctgatttttgcatttaaaatcagaggtgggtagtaataccgtatttttcggactataaattgcaccttttttttccagtttgccCAATCCTGCAACTTATATTTAACAagaaccaagtagtaaacattaccgtctaatAGCTGCAAGAGGGCGtgctaggcttgtgaaaactatatgctgctctcgtaccacttaaaaattaattaaacattaccttataaacaacaaagacatgtttgtatgttgtatAAATGCGCCAACAAGGAGTTTCCGAGTAGGAGCTgctggcttgttatgctaatttacccaattcatcctcccaggtatgttccatgttattcagccgcttgtggatgcagctgtgtgatttaataaattgccttaccagattgaatgtcagtttttagtcttggattgtgtgtaATAAACTTCTAAATACAGGGTTCTTGGAAGCGCATTTCAgctacgctgaaagttgtcaaagctacgctgaaattagaaaaaaaatacccgACAAGTTGAGCATTGTTCGTTTATTTAAAATGCCTCGACGTTTAAGAGCAACATTAAAGTTTGGGTAAAAACCTCCTGGTGGAAATAAGCTAacatgctagctgttattagctccaCGCAGACTACGTCTACGCTGCAGCATCCTTCGAGCTGCATGACACAACCCCCCTCATCCAGAACAAAACAGACAatttatgtctattttgttgtttttttaaaagcttacagtttttaaatattttaacgcTATTTGATTTGGTCTAAGGGGCTTTGAATTGTCTTTCTTACTAGTGAGAAAATGTAcaataagtaaaaaaagaaaaactttgcaCCAAATTCTTGTTTTCAAAAATCAATGAAGTTCTTAGCCGTATAATCATCTGTTCCTGGAAAATAAACTTTCAAATTAATCTTTAAAAGCTCagaattattatattatatcatattttaGAAAACTACAGTCATTTTCTTCGCAGGGAAAATTTAGACCAATCAAAACGCAGTTTATTCTCTAAGTTAGTAGGTCAGACGAGACACTCGGTTGCTTGTTTGTGTCGGACGCAGCAGACCGTGAAGGAGGATTAAATCACTCAATTAACCTTCACGCCTCTTAATCTGCTCTCCACCACAACACAGCTTTCATGGCGACAGATTAGAGCGAGCGTGTTACAACTGAGCAGTTTGCTTCCAAATCAGCCGCTCGCTCTTAGGATCCAGTTAGTATTACATAAGTCGTGGCGGGACATCTGACCTTGTTGGGTTTCTCGTGTACGCTCGTTCTTCCAACTCTGTGCAGCTTTGACTGTGACGCTTGCACCTAAGAACAACAGAGCTACAGTTAAggcttttttccttttaattatgattatttttttttttacagactgtAAAGGTAACTAACTAATGTACCATATTTGCACTCTCCCTTTGCCTCTTTGCCGGGGACGGATTCGGTGCAGAATGTTTCTGGACGTCTTGGATGTGCGTGTAGTCCAGCTTTTTCGGGGTTCTGGCTCGGATCTCTTGAATGCGACCGCTCCTCCTGTGTCCACATCGTCCATCGTTTGCACACCTGTGGAGAAAATTAGCACAATTTTCTTTATTGCAAAagcagagagggagaaaaaaccAACTATAGAacagtaaactttatttatatagcacctttcacaggataaaaCTAAAGAACGGGATAGGTCTGTGGTGAACAATGCATCTTCAGTGcaatgaaaaaaagtatttttccccTTAGAGATTTCTTCTGATTGCTTTTGTGACCCTTGCATGTATCATTTgtatcaaactaattttaatatagaaaaaaaagataacctggGTAAATACAGTTTTcatacaatgatttaatttattaaaaaagggactAGGGGAATGAAATGGCACCATTATTAAATCacaaattagggctgaacgatttggaaaataatctaattgcgattttttttcttaaaattacgatttaatgtgattttttttttcccagtttaatttatcatgtctttttaaacatatacaaacaacaaatcattttgtttcctcgctgtgcagattagttatTAAAAAACCCGCAgcgtctaaactcagagcagaaattattgcgttctgcctacaatatatttcaaccaaaattgcaattttgacttttctctgcgttaaccacaagcaacaaaaatggcgtctaaataaagacatttgtaaacaaggactattcaaaacaagaaatttaaatgtttctattaatcagaatattattcaagagaacagcttttaattgatttggacatcaatccttgttgaacataaagtccaaccaacaagcaagtctatgtattaaactgattgacctgtacttaatgctatgtataatgatataaactctaaaacaagtaataaaattagattatctcactgctgcaactgtcttcccttccatgtggaggcaaacccactttaaacattttaccgacacctaatggacgtgtctaattccctaattgttacatagccaaaaattgcagacctctgcgatttggaaattgcgtttttttaaaatcgcgattatattgaaaatgcgattagtTGTTCAGCCCTATCACAAATCATTTGTAATATCCACACCAAAGGAGCGATTAACGCAGGCCTGCAAAATTAATACATCACTTAAATAGAACCTActtgacaacatgaagtagtcTAAGAGATCTTGGAGGCACCAAGATGAACGGTTTAAAGGACAGTTGATAAACTCACAGACAACCATCGGTCAGCAACGAGTcgaggctggttcacacggtagggctgaatgattttggaaaataatctaattgcgattttttatcttaatattgcgatttaatgcgatttttccccccagtttaatttatcatgtc
Proteins encoded in this region:
- the prr14 gene encoding uncharacterized protein prr14 gives rise to the protein MDEDAIPPIPVCSAPPPSEPPSPLLPLSSITPRCANDGRCGHRRSGRIQEIRARTPKKLDYTHIQDVQKHSAPNPSPAKRQRESANMVQASQSKLHRVGRTSVHEKPNKVGFSVTFPAKHQNEISQIPENETDVPPLQSVVEPFLEQTAQSPDAAKPDVDACRDLPGGDLSADASVSKGWLIAPFFQSLKSKMASFTEIVMTPVKLFRASSPPPLADEELDADGAAEADDSERSDKYRLEAQIQTSRRRLVDAAESVAPKYSKRLLFDDSMCRTERDESFPDAVPLVLNHSACVAPGQVSESAGSSVPPQAKISASSESDLQVYTAVRDQEGIPIGINLLHEHKPVDVESEDRNRLIKLQLDGDEAALVGSCSFVRPSIGANKRPPTPPLDTEQMECQEIPETCPVPKLAQAKRGPKYNCASQDGVKRKKTSESGETKGPRTYRKRGVKEEEEEGTATAKPDGKRRLVSTRASTKGKPERDNRTVCLSDKRSGEAHDWKSCKPQTGAAPSKFDTGSSADVMDVEAAAPAAERHVEKQLSVVLVRHDMKENPSRKQLKRKSPNQTSLDGAAARLLASTSSNGGGLEPASADIGCAPSDRRGASQPAKRLNNSLRSAAKFSALEKTKESRSKRSKEQICGRDPQLPLLYSGQSGEDGKRRTSASSTPGEDPVTGGCGSRPSVRHVGTRQRRAGSQRRRCIVARRTRETDEGSSRAATMEDADLAAARSSDGDLSRRLLRSYSCPDILILHPDDSPWISPRHFPHHRTHHHHHHHHHHLSSHAQRSLRRARRHTVCSVEVEREIAPLCLRKEVYPSRRSGSYDSIPPHLSPANAHSPCSALTALASCFLSSPLAFLSRKYVCRGPAAAAGRVPSPPPSSSCSNAWLSPGFAAGSDSAASLEAGSSENPAPYEAERRQQSEEEDDGEETSSSSQDYEEAGLREEKALSDSEIRVVKKHEEQKKVSSIRIRKTLPKPQTNLTPMGLPKPIRVKKKEFSLEEIYTNKNFSKPPESRLETIFEVPLNRKNGSESWFGPRRVKRFLEFLEVGEIRKPKKPLAGVGKAGAPSSRPRRGGFPKDGPALSVQDVDSLLCSKLDELSLWLIHDQSDG